A region of Hydrogenimonas cancrithermarum DNA encodes the following proteins:
- the gltB gene encoding glutamate synthase large subunit, which yields MDLLRGFKDNCGFGLIANIDNRPSHALLEDAIHALERMMHRGAIAADGKSGDGSGLLLSMPEKFMAKVAKEAGHILPSQYAVAQIFYKNTENIKTFEEMCAKNDLRILFTRDVPINTDALGKLALETLPSITQIFVAPNSLMATKRFEALVYLTRRETENALREDEDFYIPSFSNRVISYKGLVMPTHIKAFYPDLNDPDFEISFSLFHQRFSTNTLPQWKLAQPFRMIAHNGEINSVEANRFNVEAKCESIKSEVFSDEEIRRLMPLLQKGSSDSASLDNFFEFLRVNGMDIFKAVRAVIPAPWQNAPHMDANLRAFYEYMSTCFEAWDGPAAVSFTDGRYIGCVLDRNGLRPAKYIVTKDRRLIISSEYGVVDLEDENVIERGRLQSGEMIGLDLKYGTILKNEEINEYLKSSQPYAEWLNEQMVYLQEYVEKPFDNLERYNLDQMVEKQRYFNITQEVIDQIIEPMIKDGKEPTGSMGDDTPLAAFSKVQRSFTDFFKQKFAQVTNPPIDPIREKVVMSINTGFGEIHNILDEDPDHAQRLKTTSPILTFEKLEVLKSFGDEKHPRFKPYYKNRTYSTAFEENLKGSLEDLVYDIIEDVKNDGVRIVILDDEHVDEKRKTIPMAMAVGRLNYALLDAGVRHLVSIVAVTGEVIDSHSTACLLAYGASAIYPYMLYATVYRLLGKKALSDYEMRNEFKKIHAALGGGILKIMSKMGISTVASYRNSALFDVLGLSTDIVEDCFRNSHALVPGLGYSDIEARIEKYHKDAFEHEHIRKLFPLNVGGFYKYVDGQEYHDFAPNTIMQIRQASITGKREDFKVLKNIIENRDKKMIRDFFELKSDRKPISIDKVEPVEAIFKRFASAAMSLGSISPEAHESIAEAMNRIGAQSNSGEGGEDASRFGTIKNSKIKQVASGRFGVTPAYLRSAEEIQIKVAQGAKPGEGGQLPGHKVTALIARLRHTMPGVTLISPPPHHDIYSIEDLAQLIFDLKQVNPEATITVKLVSTAGVGTIAAGVAKAYADKIIISGGDGGTGAAALGSIKFAGNPWEIGLSEAHNALKANHLRQNVHLQTDGGLKTGMDIVKAALLGAESYAFGTGALAMVGCKMLRICHLNRCSVGIATQEPMLREHFEGNVERLVNYFTLVAEDVREIMAQLGYETLEELVGRSDLLSLIEDDFAKKFDFSSILMRLDGPDTCQVESNVPFDTNEFEKEVLKEASPAIQNPQNKIVIKRNICNLNRSFGARISGEIAKYYGDTGLPDDTIHIQLKGIAGQSFGAFLINGVTLRIDGVANDYVGKGMNGGKIVIAPLNQGELYSAAGNTCLYGATGGKLFVAGNVGERFGVRNSGALAVVEGTGDHACEYMTGGVVVILGRTGVNFGAGMTGGLAFVYDTEHTFVENVNQELVEAHRIDTDDTDEARHYLKRLLKEYYNETGSVKAKRILDSFRMEIRNFWMVRPKELRKVPLNLDEGE from the coding sequence ATGGATCTATTAAGAGGCTTTAAAGACAACTGTGGATTCGGCCTGATTGCCAATATCGACAATCGTCCCAGCCACGCACTTTTGGAAGATGCGATTCATGCACTCGAGCGCATGATGCACCGTGGTGCGATCGCGGCGGACGGAAAGAGCGGCGACGGAAGCGGATTGCTGCTTTCGATGCCTGAAAAGTTTATGGCAAAAGTGGCCAAAGAGGCGGGCCATATCCTGCCTTCGCAGTATGCTGTGGCCCAGATTTTCTACAAAAATACCGAAAATATCAAAACATTCGAAGAGATGTGCGCGAAAAACGATCTGCGCATCCTCTTTACACGTGACGTGCCCATCAACACGGATGCACTGGGAAAGCTCGCCCTCGAGACGCTGCCTTCGATTACGCAGATCTTCGTCGCGCCCAACTCGCTGATGGCGACGAAACGGTTTGAAGCGCTGGTCTACCTGACACGCCGCGAAACGGAAAACGCGTTGCGTGAAGATGAAGATTTCTACATTCCAAGCTTCTCAAACAGGGTCATCAGCTACAAAGGGTTGGTGATGCCGACGCATATCAAAGCGTTCTATCCCGATCTGAACGATCCCGATTTCGAGATCAGTTTTTCGCTTTTCCATCAGCGCTTTTCGACCAACACGCTTCCTCAGTGGAAGCTGGCACAGCCTTTCCGGATGATTGCCCACAACGGTGAGATCAACTCGGTCGAAGCGAACCGTTTCAATGTCGAAGCCAAATGTGAATCGATCAAATCGGAAGTCTTCAGCGATGAAGAGATCAGGCGTCTTATGCCGCTGCTCCAGAAGGGTTCGAGTGACAGTGCCAGCCTCGACAACTTTTTCGAGTTTTTGCGTGTCAACGGGATGGATATCTTCAAAGCGGTCCGTGCCGTCATCCCCGCACCGTGGCAGAACGCGCCACATATGGACGCGAACCTTCGTGCTTTCTATGAGTATATGAGTACCTGCTTCGAAGCGTGGGACGGTCCTGCGGCGGTCAGTTTCACCGACGGGCGCTATATCGGATGTGTTCTCGATCGAAACGGCCTTCGCCCGGCCAAATATATCGTCACGAAAGACCGCCGCCTCATCATTTCGAGCGAATACGGTGTCGTCGACCTCGAAGACGAGAATGTGATCGAACGCGGCCGGCTGCAGTCTGGTGAGATGATCGGCTTGGATCTCAAATACGGCACGATTCTCAAGAACGAAGAGATCAACGAATATCTCAAAAGTTCACAACCCTATGCAGAATGGCTCAACGAACAGATGGTCTATCTGCAGGAGTATGTCGAAAAACCGTTCGACAATCTCGAACGCTACAATCTCGACCAGATGGTCGAAAAACAGCGCTACTTCAACATCACCCAGGAAGTGATCGACCAGATCATCGAACCGATGATCAAAGATGGCAAAGAGCCTACCGGATCGATGGGAGACGACACGCCGCTGGCGGCTTTTTCGAAAGTACAGCGCAGCTTTACCGATTTTTTCAAACAGAAATTCGCACAGGTGACCAACCCGCCGATCGACCCGATCCGCGAGAAGGTGGTGATGAGTATCAATACGGGTTTCGGCGAGATTCACAACATTCTCGACGAAGATCCCGATCATGCGCAGCGTCTCAAAACCACCTCCCCGATTTTGACCTTCGAAAAGCTCGAAGTGCTCAAGAGTTTCGGTGACGAGAAACATCCACGTTTCAAACCCTACTACAAAAACCGAACCTACAGCACCGCTTTCGAAGAGAACCTGAAAGGTAGTCTCGAAGACCTGGTCTACGATATCATCGAAGATGTCAAGAACGACGGCGTACGCATTGTCATACTCGACGACGAGCATGTCGATGAGAAGCGCAAGACGATTCCGATGGCGATGGCGGTCGGACGACTCAACTACGCGCTTCTGGATGCCGGTGTCCGCCATCTCGTGAGTATCGTCGCCGTGACGGGTGAAGTGATCGACTCCCACTCCACGGCGTGTCTGCTCGCCTATGGTGCCTCTGCAATCTATCCCTACATGCTCTATGCGACCGTCTACCGTCTATTGGGCAAGAAAGCGCTCAGCGACTACGAAATGCGCAACGAGTTCAAAAAGATCCATGCGGCACTGGGCGGGGGTATTTTGAAAATTATGTCGAAGATGGGTATTTCGACCGTCGCATCGTACCGAAACTCCGCACTCTTTGACGTTCTCGGACTTTCGACAGATATCGTTGAAGACTGTTTCAGAAACTCCCATGCACTGGTTCCGGGCCTTGGATACAGCGATATCGAGGCACGCATCGAGAAGTACCATAAAGACGCGTTCGAGCATGAGCATATTCGCAAACTCTTTCCGCTCAATGTCGGCGGATTCTATAAATATGTCGACGGCCAGGAGTATCACGATTTCGCACCGAACACGATCATGCAGATCCGTCAGGCCTCCATTACCGGAAAACGCGAAGATTTCAAGGTGCTCAAAAACATTATAGAAAATCGTGACAAGAAGATGATCCGCGACTTTTTCGAACTGAAGAGTGACCGGAAACCGATCAGTATCGACAAGGTCGAACCGGTCGAAGCGATCTTCAAACGATTCGCGAGTGCCGCGATGAGTCTGGGGTCGATTTCACCGGAAGCGCATGAGAGTATCGCTGAGGCGATGAACCGTATCGGTGCGCAGTCCAACAGCGGCGAGGGTGGTGAAGATGCTAGCCGCTTCGGAACCATCAAAAACTCAAAGATCAAACAGGTCGCGTCGGGGCGCTTCGGTGTGACGCCGGCGTACCTGCGAAGTGCCGAAGAGATCCAGATCAAAGTGGCGCAGGGTGCGAAACCGGGCGAGGGTGGACAGCTTCCGGGCCATAAAGTCACGGCACTCATCGCGCGCCTTCGCCATACGATGCCGGGCGTGACGCTCATCTCCCCGCCGCCGCATCACGACATCTACTCGATCGAAGACCTCGCACAGCTCATCTTCGACCTCAAGCAGGTCAACCCGGAAGCGACGATCACCGTCAAACTGGTTTCGACGGCAGGTGTCGGAACGATTGCGGCAGGTGTCGCGAAAGCGTATGCCGACAAGATCATCATCTCCGGCGGTGACGGCGGTACGGGTGCCGCGGCGCTTGGATCGATCAAGTTCGCCGGTAACCCGTGGGAGATCGGCCTGAGCGAAGCGCACAACGCGCTGAAAGCCAACCATCTGCGCCAGAATGTCCATCTTCAGACCGACGGTGGCCTGAAAACGGGAATGGATATTGTCAAAGCCGCACTTCTTGGTGCCGAGAGCTACGCCTTTGGAACCGGGGCATTGGCGATGGTCGGATGTAAGATGTTGCGTATCTGCCACCTGAACCGATGTTCCGTGGGGATCGCGACGCAAGAGCCGATGCTGCGCGAACATTTCGAAGGCAATGTGGAGCGCCTGGTGAACTACTTTACGCTGGTGGCCGAAGATGTCCGTGAGATCATGGCACAGCTCGGATACGAAACGCTCGAAGAGCTGGTCGGGCGAAGCGACCTTTTGAGTCTGATCGAAGACGATTTCGCGAAGAAGTTCGACTTCAGTTCGATTCTGATGCGTCTCGACGGCCCGGATACCTGCCAGGTCGAATCGAATGTTCCGTTCGATACCAACGAATTCGAAAAAGAGGTTCTCAAAGAGGCGTCGCCTGCGATCCAGAATCCGCAGAACAAGATAGTGATCAAGCGCAATATCTGTAACCTGAACCGAAGTTTCGGTGCACGTATCAGCGGTGAGATTGCCAAATACTACGGCGATACGGGCCTGCCGGACGATACGATTCATATCCAGCTCAAGGGGATTGCCGGACAATCGTTCGGTGCCTTCCTGATCAATGGTGTGACGCTGCGTATCGATGGTGTTGCAAACGACTATGTCGGCAAAGGAATGAACGGCGGTAAGATCGTCATTGCACCGTTGAACCAGGGTGAACTCTACTCGGCTGCGGGAAATACCTGCCTCTACGGGGCGACAGGCGGAAAACTCTTCGTCGCTGGAAACGTAGGGGAGCGCTTCGGTGTCCGTAACTCAGGGGCACTGGCCGTCGTCGAAGGGACCGGCGACCACGCGTGTGAATATATGACAGGTGGGGTTGTCGTCATTCTGGGACGTACCGGTGTCAACTTCGGTGCAGGTATGACGGGCGGCTTGGCTTTCGTTTACGATACAGAACATACGTTTGTCGAAAACGTCAACCAGGAACTGGTCGAAGCACACCGTATCGATACCGACGATACCGATGAGGCACGACACTATCTGAAGCGGCTTCTGAAAGAGTACTACAATGAAACGGGCAGCGTGAAAGCGAAGCGCATACTAGACAGCTTCCGCATGGAGATCCGCAATTTCTGGATGGTCCGTCCGAAAGAGCTGCGCAAAGTACCTTTGAATCTGGACGAGGGGGAGTAA
- the recO gene encoding recombination protein RecO: protein MQGYILNVKKAKNEDTIVSILTPEKLKTLYRFYGARHPIVTTGYKIDFEVEQDSLQFMPRLRNVIHLGFQWLKESERLQVWQHFIALLYEHLRDVELPGPFYFGLLEHYAAIWHLQNPKRSAVEAYLSILEHEGRLHDPDLCFACGRPLNDEISLIRSFLPAHPNCVIARSYPRTTIQTLMATQKTILLDDKEVEGLWLTLLEGM from the coding sequence GTGCAAGGGTACATTTTAAACGTCAAAAAAGCGAAGAACGAGGATACGATCGTCTCCATCCTGACACCCGAAAAACTGAAAACTCTCTACAGATTTTACGGCGCAAGGCATCCCATCGTCACCACCGGCTACAAGATCGACTTTGAAGTCGAACAAGACTCGCTGCAATTCATGCCAAGACTCAGAAACGTCATCCATCTCGGTTTTCAATGGCTCAAGGAGAGTGAACGGCTTCAGGTGTGGCAACACTTCATCGCACTACTCTACGAACACTTGCGCGACGTCGAACTTCCGGGCCCTTTCTATTTCGGCCTGCTCGAACACTATGCCGCCATCTGGCATCTGCAAAACCCCAAGCGCAGTGCCGTCGAGGCATATCTCTCCATTTTGGAACATGAAGGACGCCTGCACGATCCCGACCTTTGCTTCGCCTGCGGCCGTCCACTCAACGATGAGATTTCACTGATCCGTTCCTTTCTGCCAGCCCACCCCAATTGCGTCATCGCCAGAAGCTATCCTCGTACGACGATTCAAACACTCATGGCGACGCAAAAGACGATTCTTCTCGACGACAAGGAAGTGGAGGGACTCTGGCTGACGCTTCTGGAAGGAATGTAG
- a CDS encoding NYN domain-containing protein, protein MEKTDKLAVLIDADNAQPSIIDSLLAEIAKYGTASVKRIYGDWTLPQLKGWKEVLLTHSIQPIQQFGYTTGKNATDSAMIIDAMDLLYTGNFDGFCIVSSDSDFTKLAARIRESGLLVYGFGEKKTPVPFVSACDKFIYTEVLRAEESDEETTPIKKLSAAELKRDRKLIRLLRDAVDAASDESGWAHLGAMGNIIAKQSPEFDPRNYGYKKLGELVKATGLFDIEEQVTHRGAKAIYVRNRKRR, encoded by the coding sequence ATGGAAAAAACAGACAAACTCGCCGTATTGATCGATGCGGACAATGCACAGCCTTCGATCATCGATTCGTTGCTGGCAGAGATCGCGAAGTACGGTACGGCCAGCGTCAAACGAATCTATGGCGACTGGACACTACCACAGCTAAAGGGGTGGAAAGAGGTGCTTTTGACCCACTCGATCCAGCCGATCCAGCAGTTTGGCTATACGACGGGAAAGAACGCCACCGACAGCGCGATGATCATCGATGCGATGGATCTTCTCTATACCGGAAATTTCGACGGCTTCTGTATCGTCAGCAGCGACAGCGACTTCACGAAACTCGCGGCTAGGATTCGTGAGTCCGGCCTGCTCGTTTACGGATTCGGTGAGAAAAAGACACCGGTCCCCTTTGTCTCGGCCTGTGACAAATTCATCTATACTGAAGTATTGAGAGCCGAGGAGAGCGATGAGGAGACGACACCGATCAAAAAGCTTTCCGCTGCGGAACTCAAACGTGACCGTAAGCTGATCCGACTGCTGCGCGATGCGGTGGATGCCGCCAGTGACGAGAGTGGCTGGGCGCATCTGGGAGCGATGGGCAACATCATCGCCAAACAGTCCCCCGAGTTCGATCCGCGCAACTACGGCTACAAAAAGCTGGGCGAACTGGTCAAGGCGACGGGACTTTTTGATATCGAAGAGCAGGTGACCCACCGCGGCGCCAAAGCGATCTACGTGAGGAATCGGAAGAGAAGATAA
- a CDS encoding ATP-binding protein, protein MNSIKLSKKILRAAGQMNAKYRLIEEGDRLLVGLSGGKDSITLIHLLKHMQRHAPFDFEFKAVTVDYGMPGESYEALKKHCEAYGIPHEIYETNIFEVAQGTIRENSSFCSYFSRMRRGALYTKAQEGGYNKVALGHHLDDAAESFFMNMLYNGTLRSMAPIYKTSKGFHVIRPLLWVRERQTAAFAEENGIATIGDEACPAMAMKVKMPHARESTKIMLEEWEEKFPDLFKRFKAAFCHLQPSSFMDENYLDR, encoded by the coding sequence ATGAACTCGATCAAGCTTAGTAAAAAGATACTGCGTGCCGCCGGGCAGATGAACGCGAAATACCGGCTCATCGAAGAGGGTGACAGGCTTCTTGTGGGTCTCAGCGGCGGGAAAGACTCGATCACGCTGATTCATCTGCTCAAGCACATGCAGCGTCACGCACCATTCGATTTCGAATTCAAGGCGGTGACGGTCGACTACGGCATGCCCGGCGAATCGTACGAGGCGCTCAAAAAGCATTGTGAAGCGTATGGCATACCGCACGAGATTTATGAAACGAATATTTTCGAAGTGGCACAGGGTACGATTAGGGAAAACAGCTCCTTTTGCAGCTACTTTTCGCGGATGCGGCGCGGTGCGCTCTATACCAAGGCCCAGGAGGGCGGTTACAACAAAGTGGCACTGGGGCACCATCTCGACGATGCCGCCGAGAGTTTTTTCATGAACATGCTTTACAACGGAACGCTCCGGTCGATGGCACCGATCTACAAAACTTCCAAAGGGTTTCACGTCATCCGCCCACTGCTCTGGGTCAGAGAACGTCAGACGGCGGCGTTCGCGGAAGAGAACGGTATTGCAACGATCGGTGATGAAGCGTGCCCGGCGATGGCGATGAAAGTAAAGATGCCGCACGCCAGAGAGAGTACGAAAATAATGCTCGAAGAGTGGGAGGAGAAGTTTCCCGACCTTTTCAAACGATTCAAAGCGGCTTTCTGCCATTTGCAGCCAAGTTCCTTTATGGATGAAAATTATCTCGACAGATAG
- a CDS encoding 5'-methylthioadenosine/adenosylhomocysteine nucleosidase has product MVVGVMGAMPEEIDPILKRLENVKKHEVADNVYYTAFYGSLDLVVAYSKIGKVFSALTAATMIEKFGVQKMLFSGVAGAISPALHIGDLVAATKLCQHDLDITAFGHPYGYVPEGKVYVEADPRLLEIAASVAYKQGVKLKRGIIATGDQFVADAERKAWIGQTFNADALEMEGASVAVVCDALGVPFFVLRAISDAADMDAGFDFDAFLQSSAVKSADFIFMILDELDQA; this is encoded by the coding sequence ATGGTCGTCGGAGTTATGGGGGCGATGCCCGAAGAGATCGATCCGATTCTGAAGCGTCTCGAGAATGTGAAGAAGCATGAGGTTGCAGACAATGTCTACTATACGGCGTTCTATGGCTCATTGGATCTCGTCGTAGCATACAGCAAAATCGGAAAAGTTTTTTCGGCACTCACGGCTGCGACAATGATCGAGAAATTTGGCGTGCAGAAGATGCTCTTCTCCGGAGTCGCGGGCGCAATCAGCCCGGCGTTGCATATTGGTGATCTCGTCGCGGCCACGAAACTGTGCCAGCATGATCTGGACATCACTGCATTCGGGCATCCGTACGGATATGTCCCGGAAGGAAAGGTGTATGTCGAAGCCGATCCAAGACTGCTCGAGATCGCAGCGTCCGTTGCGTATAAACAGGGTGTGAAACTAAAGCGCGGCATCATTGCCACGGGTGATCAGTTCGTCGCGGATGCCGAGCGTAAAGCATGGATCGGTCAAACCTTCAATGCGGATGCGCTGGAGATGGAAGGAGCCTCCGTGGCCGTTGTCTGCGATGCCCTGGGTGTCCCTTTCTTCGTGTTGCGAGCTATCAGCGACGCCGCCGATATGGATGCAGGATTCGACTTCGACGCTTTCTTGCAGAGCTCTGCAGTCAAAAGTGCCGACTTCATCTTTATGATACTCGATGAACTCGATCAAGCTTAG
- the fabD gene encoding ACP S-malonyltransferase, protein MTKTAFLFPGQGSQAAGMGKSFVEHSPMAAQMLEAAGDALKLDMAHLLFEPNDLLEQTKYTQPAILLVSMMAYRLFKEKISDVPAFALGHSLGEFSALAAVDALDWLEAVKLVHLRGDLMQKACEGIDAGMMVVLGVADEDVEAICHDAREAGKKVWPANYNADGQIVIAGIKSDLQSLEEALKAAKARRVMLLNMSVASHCPLLESAVEPLTEALDKVLSDTFSAPVISNVTAKAYNTKAEALDLLGKQLVSPVLYKQSIQGNDDLVDRYIEFGHGAVLKGLNRRSSKKTTLVVSDYNSLNTTLDTLLGED, encoded by the coding sequence ATGACAAAGACTGCATTTCTATTTCCGGGCCAGGGTTCACAGGCAGCCGGTATGGGTAAATCATTTGTCGAACATTCCCCGATGGCGGCCCAAATGCTCGAAGCCGCAGGGGATGCATTGAAACTCGACATGGCACATCTGCTCTTCGAGCCCAACGATCTTCTCGAGCAGACAAAATATACCCAGCCCGCGATTCTACTCGTTTCGATGATGGCATACAGACTTTTCAAAGAGAAGATTTCCGATGTACCGGCCTTTGCGCTCGGTCACTCGCTTGGAGAGTTTTCCGCACTCGCCGCCGTCGATGCGCTCGACTGGCTTGAAGCGGTCAAATTGGTCCATCTTCGCGGCGATCTGATGCAAAAAGCGTGTGAAGGGATCGATGCCGGGATGATGGTGGTACTGGGTGTTGCCGACGAGGATGTCGAAGCGATCTGCCACGATGCAAGAGAAGCCGGTAAAAAAGTTTGGCCGGCCAACTACAATGCGGACGGACAGATCGTCATTGCCGGGATCAAAAGTGATCTCCAGAGCCTGGAAGAGGCGCTCAAAGCAGCCAAAGCACGCCGTGTCATGCTGCTAAATATGTCAGTGGCAAGCCACTGCCCCCTGCTCGAGTCCGCCGTCGAGCCGCTGACCGAGGCCCTCGACAAGGTTTTGAGCGACACATTTTCAGCGCCGGTTATCTCCAACGTTACCGCCAAAGCCTACAATACCAAAGCCGAGGCCCTCGACCTGCTCGGTAAACAGCTCGTTTCACCGGTGCTCTACAAACAGTCCATCCAGGGCAACGACGATCTGGTCGACCGCTATATCGAATTTGGCCATGGGGCCGTGCTCAAGGGGTTAAACCGTCGTTCGAGCAAAAAAACGACACTGGTCGTCAGTGACTACAATTCGCTGAATACGACCCTCGACACATTGTTGGGTGAGGATTGA
- a CDS encoding DNA-binding transcriptional response regulator — protein sequence MSRSVVRSNSLVKKAAGVAQDVAAINFIASSKPLKEALKSANLLKTLKFNTLISGEHGTGRHTLASLMMPDVPCVHGDDAELYTFIENSPQLIVDDIGKIDLYPKFFQTLKKHGTQIIAIADETINLGEYTSFFSVRITLPPLKERPEDIIPLAEKFKMEALHLFGEDEESEFELDHEKLDISGNAYSLRKSVFLQYLASKIGKDEILDLMEAYITCHLDEGEEIYRRYLYLYEVPLIKAGTKRFKSQLKMSQVFGLNRNTLRKKINEWKEYL from the coding sequence ATGAGTCGCTCAGTGGTCAGGTCGAACAGCCTGGTCAAGAAAGCGGCGGGTGTGGCACAGGATGTGGCTGCCATTAATTTCATAGCTTCTTCAAAGCCTCTCAAGGAGGCTTTGAAGTCTGCAAACCTACTCAAAACCCTCAAGTTCAATACACTCATCAGCGGTGAACATGGCACAGGACGCCATACTCTCGCATCTTTGATGATGCCCGACGTGCCCTGTGTGCACGGCGACGACGCGGAACTCTACACATTTATCGAAAACAGCCCTCAGCTTATCGTGGACGATATCGGCAAGATCGATCTCTATCCAAAGTTTTTTCAAACACTGAAAAAACATGGTACCCAGATTATCGCCATTGCCGACGAAACGATCAATCTGGGCGAGTACACCTCTTTTTTCAGTGTCCGGATCACATTGCCGCCTCTTAAAGAGCGACCGGAAGACATCATTCCCCTTGCCGAAAAGTTCAAAATGGAAGCGCTTCATCTTTTTGGCGAAGATGAAGAGAGCGAATTCGAACTGGATCACGAGAAACTCGATATTAGTGGGAACGCCTATTCACTGCGAAAATCGGTGTTTCTCCAATACCTGGCATCGAAAATCGGAAAAGACGAGATATTGGACTTGATGGAAGCGTATATCACGTGCCACCTTGACGAAGGGGAGGAGATCTATCGGCGGTATCTCTATCTCTATGAAGTTCCGTTGATCAAAGCGGGAACCAAACGATTCAAAAGTCAGCTCAAGATGTCACAAGTGTTCGGACTGAACCGAAACACTCTCAGAAAAAAAATCAATGAATGGAAGGAATATCTATGA
- a CDS encoding FKBP-type peptidyl-prolyl cis-trans isomerase → MTIEDNNVVSFNYEVKDAKTGEVVDSNVGQAPLSFITGKQQIIPGLENQMKGMSAGENADILVPAAEAYGEYNPEAVQTMPREQFAGIDLQEGMTLYGQSEDGQTVQVTVKSFDENEVVIDFNHPLAGKDLLFSVTVSEVREPTVNESLSGQVEQPGQESGGCGTGCGCH, encoded by the coding sequence ATGACAATCGAAGACAATAACGTCGTTTCATTTAACTATGAAGTGAAAGATGCAAAAACAGGAGAGGTTGTTGACTCCAACGTGGGTCAGGCACCACTCTCATTCATTACAGGTAAACAGCAGATCATTCCCGGCCTGGAGAACCAGATGAAGGGAATGAGTGCTGGTGAAAACGCTGACATCCTCGTTCCGGCGGCAGAAGCGTACGGTGAGTACAATCCGGAAGCGGTTCAGACAATGCCACGCGAGCAGTTCGCAGGTATCGACCTCCAGGAGGGCATGACACTCTACGGACAGAGTGAAGATGGACAAACCGTACAGGTTACCGTCAAAAGCTTCGATGAGAACGAAGTCGTTATCGACTTCAACCATCCACTTGCCGGAAAAGACCTTCTCTTTAGCGTAACTGTATCCGAAGTACGCGAACCGACTGTCAATGAGTCGCTCAGTGGTCAGGTCGAACAGCCTGGTCAAGAAAGCGGCGGGTGTGGCACAGGATGTGGCTGCCATTAA
- a CDS encoding tetratricopeptide repeat protein, whose protein sequence is MRKLSLSLLIALGAVAGTPEPSAFGAGNLDSANPYGLSEEEQHILKNKRAIEALQKSFLKQQQIVQENRERIDGLQSIIEGLNGKIRSYDRALKRLDDLNRSVDDLHLRTDALAKTQEENFEQLRTVLQELGSLIDSINEKYVDKERFNQLETAFLEFKHAYETFLKKGDLSGKSNAKIFSEAKKLFRKKQYSDAKIYFAHLIKNHYKPATSNYYLGEIAYREGRYKDAIAYYKKSASLYDKSSFMPTLLLHTAISLERIGDKKQASQFYESLIQLYPKSKSATIAKKNLAKLR, encoded by the coding sequence ATGAGAAAACTCTCACTCTCTCTCCTGATCGCTCTGGGTGCCGTGGCCGGCACCCCGGAGCCTTCTGCTTTCGGTGCCGGAAACCTCGACAGTGCCAATCCTTACGGCCTCAGTGAAGAAGAACAGCATATTCTCAAAAACAAGCGCGCGATCGAAGCGCTGCAAAAGAGTTTTTTGAAACAGCAACAGATCGTTCAGGAAAACCGTGAACGGATCGATGGCCTTCAGAGTATTATTGAAGGACTCAACGGAAAAATACGCAGCTACGACAGAGCCCTCAAGCGCCTCGACGATCTCAACCGCAGTGTCGACGATCTGCACCTTAGAACCGATGCTCTCGCCAAAACGCAGGAGGAGAATTTCGAACAACTTCGTACGGTCCTGCAGGAACTTGGAAGCCTTATCGATTCGATCAATGAAAAGTATGTCGACAAAGAGAGATTCAATCAACTCGAGACGGCATTTCTGGAGTTCAAACATGCCTATGAGACATTCCTGAAAAAGGGTGATTTGAGCGGCAAGTCGAATGCGAAGATCTTTTCGGAGGCGAAAAAGCTTTTTCGGAAAAAACAGTACAGCGATGCGAAAATCTATTTCGCACACCTGATCAAAAACCACTACAAACCGGCGACATCGAACTACTATCTCGGTGAAATTGCATACAGAGAAGGACGATACAAAGATGCGATCGCCTATTACAAAAAGAGCGCATCGCTTTACGACAAAAGTAGTTTCATGCCGACACTTTTGCTGCACACGGCCATTTCTCTCGAACGTATCGGCGATAAAAAGCAGGCTAGTCAGTTTTATGAATCTCTTATTCAACTCTATCCAAAAAGCAAATCGGCCACAATCGCCAAAAAAAATCTGGCAAAACTTAGATAA